The Drosophila simulans strain w501 chromosome 3R, Prin_Dsim_3.1, whole genome shotgun sequence genome contains the following window.
AGTGCTAGCAGCTGCTTGATGGACTCCttgcgctcctcctccttcaaGAGATCAGGTAATACTGTGACCAGAGCAATGTGCAGAAAGCCGCCGGCAGTGAACGGCATAATCCACGAAGTACGTGCCTCTGTAAATGTAAAGATAAGTTCGTCGCTTGTTTGTCACCCGGAGAGCCCATTTAAGCTTACCCATGGCCGACGTTACGCCGGAACCTCCGATGGCCACCAGAGCACCGAGCAGGCCAGCTCCCGCCGTGAGTAGCTGCGCACGCGCGGCGTCCCAGCGACTGAATCCGGATCGAAGCAGGATTGCGAAATCCCCCACCTCGTGCGGAATTTCATGAACTGTATGGAGGGAAATAAGTGAGGATTTATCCTATGTTTCAATAGCATCTATAAGTACTTACGCAATATGGCAAAAGTGGCTAGGATACCGTGTCTGAAGGACACCAAAAAGGATCCAGCCACGGCCAGACCGTGTGTGAAATTGTCTattgagttggccaaaaggttCAGATAGCCAGCCACCTTCTTCGGCTGCTCCTTCTTTTCCTTCGACTTCTGTTCCTGCTCGCGTAGGAAACAGACTTTACCTACATCTTCGATGTCGCAGGCGCCGCCACAACTCTCAGAGGTTTCGCCCTCTGGTAGTTGGCCGCCATGTCGACGCAACAGGCAGTTGGCTATCTCCACGCACTTGGGCTGAGGGTTCTCCTCGTCCGCGCTGGCATAACCGGAGAAGATTTTCTCCACGATCGTGAAGATCAGTATGCCGGAAAGGACCCAAAGGCCCGAGCGCAGGGATGGGTGACTAGAAGGATCTATAGGGGGAAAACCAATGTTATGGTGATGATTTCACAACTCGGACTTCCCCGCAACTCACCTTGATTATCGCCCTCCCAGGCTTCTGGCAACAGGTGGAGGAACACATCGCCCAGCAGACCGCCGACTGCGAAACTCAGAAGCACTCGCAGGAGTTTTGAATCTGCAGCTGTAGGGTGAGAAATGATTCAAGTTCAATATGATATCCTTTTCGTATGCGAGTATATAAGACTTACGATCTTTGTATCCCTCCTTAGCCATTTTCTCCTCTGTGGGAATGATAATCAGCGGGAATATGCCACTCAGTCCAATGACCACCGATCCCAGCAGGGAGAAAACCCATGGCGTGTACTCGAAGCTTTTGAAGTACTCGGGCATGTACTGGTCCATCAGGTTGGAGTATATCATGGCGATGTGTGCATCGAAGAAGCTGCTGTTCGTGGCCATTTTCGGCTGCCTTTCTACGTCTACTTATGTGCTGCTCTGTGCTGGAACTTGGGATTCTTCGGTCACTGCTGCCTGCTCATGTCCAGTGACTTTCGGTGGAATATGTGCCGTGATCGATGACTCGGCTAGTAttggaaatataattttaattgtttaagaAATGTCAGCACACACGTAAATTTTGATACAAATAACCAGTTAAGCAAATGTTTCCCCAAATCCGCCACCTGGCAACAAAATCATTGAATAACTAGATGCGGTTCTTAGTATCAGACAGAAGGTGATGCGAAAATCCTTTAGATATGGACAATGTCAGCCATAATCAATAAAGGGGCAGGGAAAATTCTCCCAACTGCGCCCGTTGTCAGGTTCGATAAGCGAGTCTCTGTAGAATTTAATCATGGCAACTTAAGTGTGACTAGACGGCTTCATAGGGAGCGGCAGTCAATCAAACTAAGACCATTGCCCGATAGCTACTCCATCAGGATGAGTAAGCGTGTCCTGCCTCACTATaaccaataaaatatcaaattgttCGTTGTGGAACTTGTTACCCGTATCACAGCGAACCTGGTAGACTTTATCTAGAATGCAGGTACttaaatgataaatatatCTTTGCCAATTTGGCTTGCTCGAGTTCGAGCAGTAATTAATTGGCTTTTTCCATAATTTATAAGCAATTAAGATGAAGTCATGGCTTAGTTTGAATGTGATTGCTTTCCAGGATTTTCTTTAGAATCTCCCATGCGAGTATTAGATGAATTCCACTTGTAAATCAAACTTCTCGCGATCATAAACCACTCTTATATCACTGCCACCAACCAAAACAGATCGTAAATTGggcgaaaattaatttccaagcTCGATAACCAACGCTACCAGTGTGCAGAAACAGACTAAACGAATTTCCAGGAGACGCTGCTTCGGAACGCCCACGTCAAGATACTTTGTTTCCATTTGATTTCCGATTTGATGTGCACGATGCAGCTTAAACTGTTCACTTTGCCGCGATAAGATTACGATGGCGCTGGCACAATGGAAGTGCCACGATTTCGGCGGCTTTGCTAAGCGGCAATACACCGCATGTGTATTGGGGAATCAGACTTGGAAGCGGACGAATGATGCCTAATCCCCGCCAGAACGGGCAGAATGGGAGTGACTCGTAACTTGAGTAGCGATGCGAAATCGATCCCGTAAGCGATGGCtataactatatatgtatatactacACTCTTATCTTTCGCAGTGTCGTTGTCATTGAACTATCAGCAAGCAAATTAGCTAGATTAGATTTAGAAGTCGTGTAATTACTTGTAGGCGGGTAACTTCGAATATCTCTAAAGACTGAGACTAGGAGGCTGTATAAACTAGGGAATCTTTCAGTTCACTACAAATGAACCATGACTGTTTCAcgctgttattgttattctaCTGTGTATGCCCTTTAAAGATTCGCAAAACAACATTTGCCAAGAGAGTCTCTTGTTCAGATTCAGGTTTCTTTTAAAGTATTCGAAATTCGCTACTAGGAAGCCACTCAAGTTTGCTTTTACGGTTTGATCAGTTGAGTAAATAATCCAATTTTGGCACAATAACTGGGGATTATGTGTTTAGCTGTGGCACTAATTGCTGTGTTTCTTGGGCGAGCCTTCAGTGAAAAGACAGTTCAGATTAATTCCGGAAATCCTGACAATTTCACTCAGATAGTTAGTTATTCACGAGTATAGCGAATCGCACAAGTTCATAATAAACATAATGTGGCACTATTTTGCTGGAAGACTCGAGGACAATAGATTCTTATGCGATTTAATGTTGATTTGTGGCGTGAGGTATTTGTATACCTCCAACTGTTAACACAATACCAGTAACTATATCACACTTGAGCGTTGCTAATGCGGAAATTTATGCTCCAAGCTCCACAAGTCGTGTGTTATCGCGTCGGTAACTGAGCTCGTTGTGGTGCAATTATCGTCTTCTTTGCCTTCTTATAGATGAATtgaatcaaaaatataaacaggGGACTCCTAAGCTCGTAATACATACAATTTGgcgaaaaaaaatgcaattaaaagagTTGCTAGCTCGCCAATCACTTGTGAATCATTATTGTCGCCAGTAGGGCCGCAACTTTTGAATGGATCATCAAAATGGCAGAGATTATTTTGCACGCTGCCCTAAAAATGGGCCATGACGGAGTGAACAAGCTTTGATTATCAATCAAAACGTGCGGAGCACACAGTCCGAATGAGAAATTGGGTCCCTTGGGTGATAAGGAGTGTGGCCGAGCAGATATAAAGAAAGTATATAAAGGGAATGTgtttttttcattcattcattaacAAAGAATATTAAAGTGTATGGCATCGAAAAATGGAAACTTGGTACATTCCCGAGTTTTAATCGAGCTTCAGCTTTGCTGCACTTGTCATAAATAGATTTGTCACCCTTGTATATCACCTAGAACACCGAATACCGAGTTCTTTGTTCCGATCAGGAGGGAAATATGTATTCCTACACCCACAACCGAGTACTGAGTATCACATGGCTTTAAGTTTGATTTAGCAGCATACGGAGAAGCTAACCCTTCGATTCTACATTATTAATAAACAAGATTGAAGCCGCGAAACCAGTTTGCCAAACAAGTTATCATTGTATTGTTGTTTAATAAAGTCTAGTCCAtttgtttatgtatatatgtactgCTGATAAAACGCAATACGCTCATATTATTATAGTGTTCAGAGCACAGATTCGAGATTAGATTGAGTACTGTTCAAAATTACTCAAATATGGCCGCTATTAGTGACGTGCGGATGATAATCTTACACTAGGTTAGTTATGCGGCTTATCAAGAGATCTATGCGGAAGTTGGAAGTTTTGACTAAAAGATAGAAGTATCATGTACTTCTACAaaatcaacacatttttcaaaaacgtCTCTGATACTTTTATTTGAAACCGCACGATATAACAATGAAATTATCTATAGagaaacatatacatatgtacattgtacataACTGATAAGCAACACCAGCTGAGTCGATTTAAGCACTTATGTTTTCATATTCTAGATCctacatatgcatgtacatatattatatagttttaATGGATTCTGATCTCTTTCACCACAAAGCGAAAAGTCACATAATCATTAGGTGACTTCCATTGAATTCCAGACTTTGTCTTTGAGCCTGATTTCTGATAATCGGTTGGGATGGGTGTGCAGTTATTTTTACCGTTATTCAGCTGTAACGGGAACGGGTTAACGTGCTCTTATCACTTTTATTGCAGGGAGTAAAACCCGaaactttcaatttttgcagtGGCGAAATTGTATGATAAATTACTTTTCTATTGCGTAGTAGCGATCATTGGCACCCGATGCTTTTTTTACTGCGAAGTAATTGCGTGAATTTACGTTTATTTCGCCCGGGCTCTGCGTGGGTTAAACGTACGCCTGGCCTCGCGGAACTCGATTCACGGGCTTAATGTTGATGTCGTCGCTCTGCGCGTCGCTTTACTAAGAGTTACAAGCTCGCCAAAAACACATGCATTTATacatttgtttactttgttCGAGGGCCGTGCGGAAAATACAATAACAAAGCAATATGGTGCATTGCGATAGTGGTGGTAGTCCACAATCCAAAAGTGTTATCGATAATGGGTTGAATTATATCTTAGCAGAGATCACAACTATGGTGGGGGAGTTTGATATCAGCTGTGTGACTACCAATAATCGATAATTAAATACCAAAGTAAAATGTGGCACATATGTGTAGAAATCCGGCTaatgtagaaaatatttaaatcccACCTATTGtctcaaatattttcaaagcgAGATgaagaaaattacaaattttttatatatatatgtacgattTAGTATTGGAATATAATCTTAAAACATTAAGTTTTCGTATAATCTTAATACGGTGCATTTGGTtatccatattttaaatacgCGCGGTCTCTTGCCGCAGTCTTGCGTGTCACGAGCAAGCACGACCAATTGCCCATTGCTAGTTCAATCGATTGCTTATGAATCATACTTGACGCAATCGAAATCATTATTGCATCTTTGACACCACTAGTATTTACGCGTATCAAGCGtaaaaactcaattaacaATTGATTAAGAACTAAATTAGCAGtataattatgtgtaataaaaCGCAGGCCATAGCAACATGTTAAATGCAGTGCCTTCAGCGCTAGTGCGGCAGCGAGTGACGTCACATGAGtagaaaacaacaaagcaacaacaacaaaaggtaGTGGGGcgccgcagcaacaaaaggGAATCAATAACAAAAAAGCCAGAGAGAAAATCGTAATTTGGTGGATAATTTGCATACGATTGGGTGGTTAGATAACGCCGACAACCCATCACAGACGCACAAATCACGAAATGAGTAAGCTGGAAACGGATTCGGACAGTTCAGAAGAGTTTTTCGATGCCGAGGACACTACGCCCAATCGCCATTCGACTTTGTGGTGGGTTCTTGTGGCTTACCCCGtccaaatgtttaattaattgccattgccatttcagTCGAAAGCTGCCGCCCGAGGCTGCCCAGGAGTTCATCTTTCCAGAGCCCGCCGTACGAGTGAATGCCGCCGCCTCATCCGACAGCGATGCTACGCCCATTGGCGCTGGAACGCCCGCCACCCGGAGTCCCACCAATAGCCTGGGTGCCCGGCTAAAGCCGCAGGATGCGGGGGTCTTTGTCGAGCCTAAGCCCGTGATAGGACCTGTAAGTGAATGGGGTCCACATGGAATGCTCTTACTTCCGTTTTGCTAGACCCAGTTATGATGTCATCTACTAGGGTAGCGATCCATAATCAGTGGCCTTGGGAAACCATTCCCATGTGTGAAAGCCCTCCTTCAGCTCATATGTCTGTCTGGTGGTGTAATTTGTAGAAGTTTTACTACCATGTgaggtttaaatttattgctttatgTATAAAGCGGGGAAAAACTGCGCTCTGTCCATTGAGCTTACATTCCCAATGTCTGTGATCGTTGTGTGcagttttttcatttatttttttctattgtAAACACACTAGTGGATGTATAATATTAGGATCCATTCGTTTGGTaaagcaaatatatttttatgtttaggtctttattattattgtttcttATCTTTCCACCTATAGATGGTCATATACCTACCATTTCGCGCCAACTTCCCATAGTTATTATCAACCGCTCTCTTCGCGGCATTAAAAAACTGTGTCACTGCCTTAGACATTGATTAAAAACCGATATGATACGGTTTATGGAATTTACCTAGTCTTAATTAGCAACagaacatttatttatggcagGTTTCGAAGTTCTGCATTTACCACTATCACACGTTTTGCATCATCACTGAAAAAATTCGTTCATGATTACTTAGCAGTTGCATATCTGCCATCTTATGGCCGGCCTCAtttgttgtttcatttttcataatCCTGGGCAGGTGAACTGCAATTTATTAGAATTGGgtgatttttagtttttaatagcCAAAAAGCACAATCTAAtgaacaaaaaccaaatcacCCCCTTAATTTTGTGTCCATATTTGTGTTCTTTACTTTCATATTTTCTCCGCCTCATTTCGTAAATCCAAcgaataaaatacaataccCAACTTAAAAATGGAAACCAACTTAAACTCGAATCTCGTCCAATGCTAATATGCATACGTTAAAAAATGACATAAATAAATCGCATATAGTTGGGTAGACAGCGCTTTCACGAACTACGTCAGTGCATGCAAAACGATGAAGATGATAATCCAGGAAATACACTCACACCTGATTCTCAGGTATACATTTTTGTAATCTAGCCTGTTTGCTCAGCTTTCCGTTTGCCCGGCTCACCCACGTGTACttatgatttaaattaaacttgcagAATAGCTCAACGGATGGCATTTTCACCAACCGTTCGACGCATCCGTTTAAGGTCATTGAGACCGATGCGATGAGCATACAGAGCATGACATCACTGGGTCGCGTGGGCCGAATCTTGGCAGGCAGCATTGATCCATCTGGTGAGTAGAAATCAGTATTTTCACGAAAACATAGCAGCCACTGACAGTCTTAATTCATTTGCTTCCAGCTATAAGCATAGATCGCGAGTCCCTGGCCTCGTTGAATgcgcaacagcaaaagcagcaggcgcagcagcaacaacaggcgCAGACTACATCGTCTACCAGCTCCAATACTCCACCAAGCGTTGGAAACACCTCTTCCGGGATGAGCACGCCCAGGGTGTCGCCCAAGCATCAGCAGAGTGGTAAGGAAGCAACCGCCACCACGACAGGGATTCCTAGTGCCGCAATCTCCGCGCAGAGCTCTGGTGTTGGCTCGATGGTTTTGCAGGAACCAGATGTGATAGCAAGCACAAAGCTTGCCCAGTCTAAAACCACTGATTCCATCACCTCGTCAGGACCTGTGGCGCCACCGCGAAGAAAGAAGAAATCTCGTAATTGCTCCATCAGTTCCTCAGATCAGTATAGTCTTCCTCCTGCGGACAACGAAGACACTGATAGTGATACGCGGTCTGTGAAGAGTGTGCAGGGTCTTCAGCAAAAGCTCCGGGATGACTTTGTCATGGAGTTAGAGAGCTCCCTTAATGCAACTAGTTCAGCCTCCAATATCACCCTGACCTGCTCCTCCACCAATACAGTTGTTTCAGCTTCGGCTTCGACTTCGGCGGCATCTTCGTCCTTGCCATCGACAATTGCAATTCATATGCGCCCCATGGTCGCTTCGGTCACCATTGCTGGTCCAAAACTCACTCAATCTCTGGGCAGCAGTTCCACGTCGGTTCACTCCAAACCTAGTCCATCAAATTCGGCGAAAAGCAACTCAGCGCCAGCGAGAGTTAGGTAAGTGAACGTTAATTCTTTGGCGGTTAAAAAATACTAACGAATTGGTCTCTCTACGCTAGTTCCATCGATCCGAATCAGGGTCTGAATCTGTTTAAGGCCATTCAGGGAGGTTATGTGGTGAAACCACGCGACGAGGCCAGCAACAAGGCGCAAGGTCCATCTCAAGATGAAATCGAGCGCATTGAGAAAATGCTGATGGAAAGCGCGAACCGACCAAAGCTGGCGGGAACGGGATCCAACAGCTTAGGAAGCTCCACACGGTAAGTTACCcgtgctattttatttattgcattatttCAAAATGCCTCTCCTCCCGCAGCTATCCCGGATTCTATCGCGGTGTCAACGATAAGGAGCGCCGGAAGTCCGCTGGCGACGAGGATGTGCTCAAGCAGATGAACATCTATGTGCGCACGCGGACCAGCTCAGGCAAGCAGCTAACCGACTTTGAGATCCTTGAACAAGTTCCTGTTAAAAATTTAGACACGGGAGAAAATATGCCGCTATCCGAAATGCGTTCACCACCAGTGCCTGAGGGATGGAATCCGCTCTCGCTGCACATCCTTAAGCTGACCTCCCACCTGGAGGTGATCCAGAAGGAGTCCGATGAGGAGAGTGTGATTGGCATACCGCCCAGCATCGAGGGTCAGCAGCCCGACGAAGAGGAACTCGAAACGGAAGATGGCAGTCGactgaaaaagaaaacggCCCGGATCAAGAGGTTCTTTGGCACCACAATGCGAAAGACGGTGGACAAGGCCAAGTCGATTGCATCCGAAGTGTCGCATGCGCGGCACAAAGAGGATGTGGCTGATATTGTTGATGCAATGAATCCCGAGcaaaatatcaaaatcaaGGCTTCCTCGTCCAACAAGGGTCCCTATGAGTTCACCAAACTGCAGCACGTCCAGGATTTGAGTGGCGAAGATACCAGTGCCGTGTGGTGCATGAAGTTCAGTTCCTGCGGGCGACTCCTGGCCACTGCTGGACAGGACAAGGTGTTAAGAATTTGGGTTCTTAAAGATGCCTATCCGTTTTTCCAGGTAAGCAATTCGATCCGTGCGATTATATATTATGCTAATGCCCATACTCTTTCTTTAGGACATGCGCAACAAATACAATGCTGACCAAAAATCCTCACCTACGCCGTCGCAAGAGTCACTCGTCTCGCAGCATTCGGCGGAGGAAGCCATTGCCATGGCTACTGCCGCAGAGAAATGCACGGGCCCCTTCATGCCAAAACCCTTCTGCACCTACAATGGACACACCTCCGATTTGCTGGACGTCAGCTGGTCAAAGAATTACTTCATACTGTCAAGCAGCATGGACAAGACTGTGCGGCTCTGGCACATTTCCAGAAAGGAGTGCCTTTGCTGTTTTCAGCATATCGATTTTGTCACCGCTATTGCGTTCCATCCACGCGATGATCGCTACTTTTTGAGTGGCAGCCTCGATGGCAAACTAAGGTTGTGGAACATACCCGACAAAAAGGTGGCACTGTGGAATGAGGTAGATGGCCAGACAAAGCTTATAACGGCTGCCAACTTCTGCCAGAATGGACAGTTCGCCGTTGTAGGGAGCTACGATGGTCGCTGCATATTTTATAACACGGATCAGCTGAAATACCACACGCAGATTCATGTGCGCTCCACCAGGGGTAAAAACCGCATTGGCCGCAAGATCAGTGGCATTGAGCCGATGCCCGGCGAAGACAAGATTCTAGTCACATCCAACGACAGCAGAGTGCGCCTGTACGATTTGAGGGACTTGAACTTGTCCTGCAAGTACAAGGGCTACTTGAATGTGTCCTCGCAAATCAAGGGCTCGTTCAGCCACGATGGAAAGTACATCATAGCCGGGTCCGAGAATCAGTGCATCTATATTTGGAAAACAAACCACGATTACTCAAAACTCAGTTCTGTGGGTGACGCAAAACCTTTTgcttaatataaaattgtatttattttttttgtacctGCAGGTTCGCCGCGATCGCAGCGACTTCTGGGAAGGCATTAAAGCACATAATGCTACGGTCACTTGTGCCATATTCGCGCCACACCCAGAGGCTATCATTAAGCCCGAACCGGATGAGATCTCCAATGAGAAGGTAGGTCCCAATCGCGTTGAATCTtgttctttatatttttcgagAGCACTTCTAATCAACATGCTTTCTGCTTGCAGTTGGCTCACAATCAGCCGGATCCACTGGTCGAGCAGCACAAAAAGGGATGTGGTTATGTGTTGGTCAGCGCCGATTTCAATGGCGCCATCAAGGTGTTCATCAACAAGACGAAGCCGAAGCACAGCAGTCTACCCTACACGGCCATTGCGGATTAGTCTTTAGATAGAGGATGGGAGATATAGAAGAGTAAAAGTgaaatactattttatttttgtattcgTGACATTTTGTATCGTTAGTAACTAGCGCCATCGCTTATTTGTATGCATAATCCGTAATTACTAATTCCTGTCTGTCCCCACgcccattttaatttaataatccCCTAATTCCCCTTGTAAAAGTTGTTAACAATTGCTGCTGGCGCGAACTGTTTAATATTACGCAAAATatgttatgtatttttaacGCTGAGTGTGTGAATATGTGTATAGATATTTGTTTAACAAGTTGATTATTTTGAAAGTCAATTGTATGTTGTTATGCCCTTGTGAGTTACATTTTGACTGTACAGATGCTTTGATTTCGTTACTCTCGACTACAATTGAATCTGTCCGTCTGGCCATTAACCTCCTTCATATGTAATCTAGTTAGAAATGTACTACTGGCCAACCTGCAAGGGTACGAGCGAATCGGTGGGccgaatcgaaataagttaTTTTATCGCCTAAAGTCTTAACCTAACCAACCTAttataattaacttttaaacaatatatattttgtgtaaagTAAATATGTGCAACCAGGACGCAAACTGTAACTTTAATTCTGCCAACGAAACTTGCGTTGAAGGGGGTTTGGTTTTGAAGTGCTTCCGGATTAGAGTACGTCTAAACATTCATTCCTCCAGCCAGGCATGGTATTTAGCAAAGCTTAACCTTCATATTTGGGGCTTCCTGAGGTGCGAGCTGGCAGAAAATAAAGTAGCTGGCAAAGTAAACAGGCGGTTGTAATTCTATACTGATACTGCAGACTTTCGTAAATCTTAGGTATTATAATTCCGGGAAGGGATGACGTATAGATAATTAATGAGGGAGCAAGTAAAATGCAAGACTCGAGTGGAACAGCCGTCGGTTTGAATGGTTTGACCCCTTTGACTGCCT
Protein-coding sequences here:
- the LOC6730126 gene encoding uncharacterized protein LOC6730126 isoform X2, with the translated sequence MSKLETDSDSSEEFFDAEDTTPNRHSTLCRKLPPEAAQEFIFPEPAVRVNAAASSDSDATPIGAGTPATRSPTNSLGARLKPQDAGVFVEPKPVIGPLGRQRFHELRQCMQNDEDDNPGNTLTPDSQNSSTDGIFTNRSTHPFKVIETDAMSIQSMTSLGRVGRILAGSIDPSAISIDRESLASLNAQQQKQQAQQQQQAQTTSSTSSNTPPSVGNTSSGMSTPRVSPKHQQSGKEATATTTGIPSAAISAQSSGVGSMVLQEPDVIASTKLAQSKTTDSITSSGPVAPPRRKKKSRNCSISSSDQYSLPPADNEDTDSDTRSVKSVQGLQQKLRDDFVMELESSLNATSSASNITLTCSSTNTVVSASASTSAASSSLPSTIAIHMRPMVASVTIAGPKLTQSLGSSSTSVHSKPSPSNSAKSNSAPARVSSIDPNQGLNLFKAIQGGYVVKPRDEASNKAQGPSQDEIERIEKMLMESANRPKLAGTGSNSLGSSTRYPGFYRGVNDKERRKSAGDEDVLKQMNIYVRTRTSSDTGENMPLSEMRSPPVPEGWNPLSLHILKLTSHLEVIQKESDEESVIGIPPSIEGQQPDEEELETEDGSRLKKKTARIKRFFGTTMRKTVDKAKSIASEVSHARHKEDVADIVDAMNPEQNIKIKASSSNKGPYEFTKLQHVQDLSGEDTSAVWCMKFSSCGRLLATAGQDKVLRIWVLKDAYPFFQDMRNKYNADQKSSPTPSQESLVSQHSAEEAIAMATAAEKCTGPFMPKPFCTYNGHTSDLLDVSWSKNYFILSSSMDKTVRLWHISRKECLCCFQHIDFVTAIAFHPRDDRYFLSGSLDGKLRLWNIPDKKVALWNEVDGQTKLITAANFCQNGQFAVVGSYDGRCIFYNTDQLKYHTQIHVRSTRGKNRIGRKISGIEPMPGEDKILVTSNDSRVRLYDLRDLNLSCKYKGYLNVSSQIKGSFSHDGKYIIAGSENQCIYIWKTNHDYSKLSSVRRDRSDFWEGIKAHNATVTCAIFAPHPEAIIKPEPDEISNEKLAHNQPDPLVEQHKKGCGYVLVSADFNGAIKVFINKTKPKHSSLPYTAIAD
- the LOC6730126 gene encoding WD repeat-containing protein 44 isoform X3 codes for the protein MSKLETDSDSSEEFFDAEDTTPNRHSTLCRKLPPEAAQEFIFPEPAVRVNAAASSDSDATPIGAGTPATRSPTNSLGARLKPQDAGVFVEPKPVIGPNSSTDGIFTNRSTHPFKVIETDAMSIQSMTSLGRVGRILAGSIDPSAISIDRESLASLNAQQQKQQAQQQQQAQTTSSTSSNTPPSVGNTSSGMSTPRVSPKHQQSGKEATATTTGIPSAAISAQSSGVGSMVLQEPDVIASTKLAQSKTTDSITSSGPVAPPRRKKKSRNCSISSSDQYSLPPADNEDTDSDTRSVKSVQGLQQKLRDDFVMELESSLNATSSASNITLTCSSTNTVVSASASTSAASSSLPSTIAIHMRPMVASVTIAGPKLTQSLGSSSTSVHSKPSPSNSAKSNSAPARVSSIDPNQGLNLFKAIQGGYVVKPRDEASNKAQGPSQDEIERIEKMLMESANRPKLAGTGSNSLGSSTRYPGFYRGVNDKERRKSAGDEDVLKQMNIYVRTRTSSGKQLTDFEILEQVPVKNLDTGENMPLSEMRSPPVPEGWNPLSLHILKLTSHLEVIQKESDEESVIGIPPSIEGQQPDEEELETEDGSRLKKKTARIKRFFGTTMRKTVDKAKSIASEVSHARHKEDVADIVDAMNPEQNIKIKASSSNKGPYEFTKLQHVQDLSGEDTSAVWCMKFSSCGRLLATAGQDKVLRIWVLKDAYPFFQDMRNKYNADQKSSPTPSQESLVSQHSAEEAIAMATAAEKCTGPFMPKPFCTYNGHTSDLLDVSWSKNYFILSSSMDKTVRLWHISRKECLCCFQHIDFVTAIAFHPRDDRYFLSGSLDGKLRLWNIPDKKVALWNEVDGQTKLITAANFCQNGQFAVVGSYDGRCIFYNTDQLKYHTQIHVRSTRGKNRIGRKISGIEPMPGEDKILVTSNDSRVRLYDLRDLNLSCKYKGYLNVSSQIKGSFSHDGKYIIAGSENQCIYIWKTNHDYSKLSSVRRDRSDFWEGIKAHNATVTCAIFAPHPEAIIKPEPDEISNEKLAHNQPDPLVEQHKKGCGYVLVSADFNGAIKVFINKTKPKHSSLPYTAIAD
- the LOC6730124 gene encoding zinc transporter ZIP13 homolog gives rise to the protein MATNSSFFDAHIAMIYSNLMDQYMPEYFKSFEYTPWVFSLLGSVVIGLSGIFPLIIIPTEEKMAKEGYKDPADSKLLRVLLSFAVGGLLGDVFLHLLPEAWEGDNQDPSSHPSLRSGLWVLSGILIFTIVEKIFSGYASADEENPQPKCVEIANCLLRRHGGQLPEGETSESCGGACDIEDVGKVCFLREQEQKSKEKKEQPKKVAGYLNLLANSIDNFTHGLAVAGSFLVSFRHGILATFAILLHEIPHEVGDFAILLRSGFSRWDAARAQLLTAGAGLLGALVAIGGSGVTSAMEARTSWIMPFTAGGFLHIALVTVLPDLLKEEERKESIKQLLALIFGIALMAVMTMLFEH
- the LOC6730126 gene encoding WD repeat-containing protein 44 isoform X1; protein product: MSKLETDSDSSEEFFDAEDTTPNRHSTLCRKLPPEAAQEFIFPEPAVRVNAAASSDSDATPIGAGTPATRSPTNSLGARLKPQDAGVFVEPKPVIGPLGRQRFHELRQCMQNDEDDNPGNTLTPDSQNSSTDGIFTNRSTHPFKVIETDAMSIQSMTSLGRVGRILAGSIDPSAISIDRESLASLNAQQQKQQAQQQQQAQTTSSTSSNTPPSVGNTSSGMSTPRVSPKHQQSGKEATATTTGIPSAAISAQSSGVGSMVLQEPDVIASTKLAQSKTTDSITSSGPVAPPRRKKKSRNCSISSSDQYSLPPADNEDTDSDTRSVKSVQGLQQKLRDDFVMELESSLNATSSASNITLTCSSTNTVVSASASTSAASSSLPSTIAIHMRPMVASVTIAGPKLTQSLGSSSTSVHSKPSPSNSAKSNSAPARVSSIDPNQGLNLFKAIQGGYVVKPRDEASNKAQGPSQDEIERIEKMLMESANRPKLAGTGSNSLGSSTRYPGFYRGVNDKERRKSAGDEDVLKQMNIYVRTRTSSGKQLTDFEILEQVPVKNLDTGENMPLSEMRSPPVPEGWNPLSLHILKLTSHLEVIQKESDEESVIGIPPSIEGQQPDEEELETEDGSRLKKKTARIKRFFGTTMRKTVDKAKSIASEVSHARHKEDVADIVDAMNPEQNIKIKASSSNKGPYEFTKLQHVQDLSGEDTSAVWCMKFSSCGRLLATAGQDKVLRIWVLKDAYPFFQDMRNKYNADQKSSPTPSQESLVSQHSAEEAIAMATAAEKCTGPFMPKPFCTYNGHTSDLLDVSWSKNYFILSSSMDKTVRLWHISRKECLCCFQHIDFVTAIAFHPRDDRYFLSGSLDGKLRLWNIPDKKVALWNEVDGQTKLITAANFCQNGQFAVVGSYDGRCIFYNTDQLKYHTQIHVRSTRGKNRIGRKISGIEPMPGEDKILVTSNDSRVRLYDLRDLNLSCKYKGYLNVSSQIKGSFSHDGKYIIAGSENQCIYIWKTNHDYSKLSSVRRDRSDFWEGIKAHNATVTCAIFAPHPEAIIKPEPDEISNEKLAHNQPDPLVEQHKKGCGYVLVSADFNGAIKVFINKTKPKHSSLPYTAIAD